The following proteins come from a genomic window of Candidatus Zixiibacteriota bacterium:
- a CDS encoding class I SAM-dependent methyltransferase: MTVANRTRINENMGTFSERFPVLYETDGRLKKAAKVIAVCSHFSFRPLESLVCLDLGCSTGIMTGHFAEHFKKVVAIDLDRVGLESARENIKGANVDYLCTDGTELPLPDGCVDVVICNQIYEHVDNQEGLMEEIYRVLKYDGFCYFGAGNRYVLIEGHYFLPFLSWLPHSLADIYMKLAGKKGRYDVRLMSLSKLNRLTRNFWRHDYTGLILQHPEAFRADDVVRSGNIISHLPERIFSLFYPLLPAWVWVITKKK; the protein is encoded by the coding sequence ATGACCGTCGCCAATCGGACCAGGATAAACGAGAACATGGGAACCTTTTCGGAGCGTTTCCCGGTGCTCTATGAGACCGACGGACGTCTAAAGAAAGCCGCCAAAGTGATCGCCGTCTGCAGTCATTTTTCCTTCCGGCCTCTGGAAAGCCTGGTCTGTCTTGATCTGGGTTGCTCGACCGGAATAATGACCGGACATTTTGCCGAACATTTCAAAAAGGTCGTAGCCATCGATCTTGACCGGGTCGGTCTGGAATCGGCCAGGGAAAATATCAAGGGTGCCAATGTCGATTATCTTTGCACCGATGGGACCGAATTACCGCTCCCGGATGGATGTGTCGATGTCGTTATCTGTAACCAGATTTATGAACACGTCGATAATCAGGAAGGGCTGATGGAGGAAATCTATCGGGTCCTGAAATATGATGGATTCTGTTATTTCGGTGCCGGCAATCGTTATGTTCTGATCGAGGGACATTATTTTCTGCCGTTTTTATCCTGGTTACCGCATTCACTGGCCGATATTTATATGAAGCTGGCCGGGAAGAAAGGGAGATACGATGTCCGGTTGATGTCGCTTTCGAAACTGAACCGGCTGACCCGGAATTTCTGGCGTCACGATTATACCGGGCTGATTCTGCAGCATCCGGAGGCCTTCCGGGCCGATGATGTCGTCCGGTCGGGAAATATAATATCGCATCTGCCGGAACGAATTTTCTCTCTTTTTTATCCGTTATTGCCGGCCTGGGTCTGGGTTATAACGAAGAAAAAGTAA
- a CDS encoding T9SS type A sorting domain-containing protein, giving the protein MAIGGETTPESERILRHEARIAVPVSGPISYFAPSIKSEKISDFSDIAISESVSPATFNQAYSSLAALSGGQYVLVWEDDRNGSRKIYGQLFDGDGNAVGTNRLLVGREDGFNVIEPKAVTDGSGGFYLAWRDESSGKIYAARYNSSMTRIVNPFVINDIPAANYAGPYDIDNYLDSRLAVVWEDYGVANDISLRIFSSSGTALRSVIKINRDSLPANHWAPSVAVNAGGGMAVVWEDYRHGNADIFMQLINADGSYSGPNLGVVEGAYDDSAQYMPRVAFSSRDGYAISWLDKRGKRQEVYVQRYIPGTGLSGTNIKISSNDSLTTSWDIAMDINSGGNLFLAWASVGLENKILLQKFTTDFALNGSIGTVSAYGTGSRWETVLKVGSSDKMICGWTDFRSGNGDIYAQLLSSSGSRLFANDKKVNDDTIGAQSTNPDLAVIDNGKVLVVFADERNDDGDIYVQLVNNDGTLAGGNTRVNGNDVGDLQSEPRIAVSAGRALAVWNDSRAIAGVTGSRIFGRFMTLDGIPDGEDFCISDSAVTAAKRNPAVAILSGNTAMVAWIDYRSGSAQIYARHYGNSGVATGPEFMVSSPATDLINDCLNLVTDPDGNFIISWLSRGYSGGPAVIVARYNTSGGLINRFVFQGGITGAEINDMAVAVPLGGDIFILWEGLSDQKNLYLAVLSGSGATVTPSFEVTEVASDYDLEPSLAVDNERFVVAAWIDSRSGKRRVYSQVFDYNLYPAGVNTPISSAVAEFAMTPDVAALNRTGWIAWSDPRSNGLNIYLSQMSYTTVDVDDNDNPGLLPAEFVLEQNYPNPFNPSTRIVFNVPTRNRVTITVYNILGQNLAVLTDRTYDAGRYEVTWDSRDERGNQVPSGIYFYKMSVGSQSFSKKMILIK; this is encoded by the coding sequence ATGGCGATTGGAGGGGAAACTACTCCTGAATCCGAACGGATTCTGCGTCATGAAGCCCGAATAGCGGTTCCGGTCTCCGGACCAATATCATATTTTGCTCCCTCGATAAAGTCCGAGAAGATTTCGGATTTTTCCGATATAGCCATTTCTGAATCGGTTTCTCCGGCCACCTTTAATCAGGCCTATTCGTCTCTGGCCGCCCTGAGTGGCGGGCAATATGTTTTGGTCTGGGAGGATGATAGAAACGGCAGTCGGAAGATTTATGGCCAGCTTTTCGATGGCGATGGGAATGCTGTCGGTACCAACCGACTTCTGGTGGGCCGTGAGGATGGTTTTAATGTTATTGAACCCAAAGCGGTTACTGATGGATCAGGGGGATTTTATCTGGCCTGGCGCGATGAATCAAGCGGAAAAATCTATGCCGCCCGATATAATTCCTCGATGACGCGTATTGTTAATCCCTTTGTGATTAATGATATCCCGGCGGCCAATTATGCCGGCCCATATGATATTGATAACTATCTGGACTCCCGTCTGGCGGTGGTCTGGGAAGATTACGGGGTTGCCAACGATATTTCTCTTAGAATTTTCAGTTCCTCCGGGACAGCGCTCAGATCGGTGATAAAGATCAACCGGGATTCACTTCCGGCCAATCACTGGGCTCCCTCGGTGGCGGTTAATGCCGGAGGCGGGATGGCGGTGGTCTGGGAGGATTACCGGCACGGTAATGCCGATATTTTCATGCAATTGATTAACGCCGATGGTTCCTACAGCGGTCCCAACCTGGGTGTGGTCGAGGGGGCTTATGATGATTCGGCTCAGTATATGCCCCGGGTGGCCTTCTCGTCGCGTGACGGGTATGCCATCAGCTGGCTGGATAAGCGGGGCAAGAGACAGGAAGTCTATGTTCAGAGATATATTCCGGGAACCGGTCTGAGCGGTACGAATATTAAAATCTCCAGTAATGACAGTCTGACCACATCATGGGATATTGCCATGGATATCAATTCCGGTGGTAATCTGTTTTTGGCTTGGGCTTCGGTCGGTCTTGAAAATAAAATACTCCTCCAGAAATTTACGACCGATTTTGCGCTCAATGGTTCAATCGGAACAGTCAGCGCTTATGGTACCGGTTCGCGCTGGGAGACAGTTTTAAAAGTCGGCAGTTCCGATAAAATGATTTGCGGCTGGACTGATTTTCGTTCCGGCAATGGCGATATTTATGCCCAGTTGTTATCCTCGAGCGGTTCCCGGCTTTTCGCCAATGATAAAAAAGTCAATGATGATACTATCGGAGCCCAGTCCACTAATCCCGATCTGGCTGTGATTGATAATGGCAAGGTTCTGGTGGTCTTTGCCGATGAACGTAACGATGACGGTGATATTTATGTGCAATTGGTCAATAATGACGGTACCCTGGCTGGCGGCAATACCCGGGTTAACGGTAACGATGTCGGTGATTTACAGAGTGAGCCCCGGATTGCGGTCTCGGCCGGGCGAGCCCTGGCGGTCTGGAATGACAGCAGGGCCATTGCCGGTGTTACCGGATCCCGCATTTTCGGCCGTTTTATGACGCTTGATGGAATTCCCGATGGCGAGGACTTCTGTATTTCCGATAGTGCCGTGACTGCGGCCAAAAGAAACCCGGCCGTGGCCATACTGTCAGGCAATACCGCCATGGTGGCCTGGATTGATTACCGCAGCGGATCCGCCCAGATTTATGCCCGGCATTATGGCAATTCTGGAGTGGCCACCGGACCGGAATTTATGGTCTCTTCACCGGCCACCGATCTGATTAATGATTGTCTTAATCTGGTGACCGATCCGGACGGCAATTTTATCATATCCTGGCTGTCACGTGGCTATTCCGGGGGACCGGCGGTTATTGTCGCGCGGTACAATACTTCGGGAGGATTGATCAATCGTTTTGTCTTCCAGGGGGGCATAACCGGGGCGGAGATAAACGATATGGCCGTGGCGGTGCCGCTTGGCGGCGATATATTTATCCTGTGGGAAGGTCTGTCGGATCAAAAAAATCTGTATCTGGCGGTATTATCGGGAAGCGGGGCGACCGTGACGCCGTCGTTTGAAGTCACTGAAGTTGCTTCCGATTATGATCTGGAACCGTCGCTGGCGGTGGATAACGAGCGCTTTGTGGTGGCCGCCTGGATTGACAGCCGTTCCGGAAAACGCCGGGTTTACTCCCAGGTTTTTGACTACAATCTTTATCCGGCCGGGGTTAATACCCCGATATCATCGGCGGTTGCGGAATTCGCCATGACCCCCGATGTCGCGGCATTGAATAGAACCGGGTGGATCGCCTGGAGCGATCCCCGGAGTAATGGTCTGAATATATATCTAAGCCAGATGTCGTACACGACAGTCGATGTTGACGACAATGATAATCCCGGCTTACTTCCGGCCGAATTCGTTCTGGAGCAGAATTACCCCAATCCTTTCAATCCTTCTACCAGGATTGTCTTCAATGTTCCGACCCGGAACCGGGTAACGATTACTGTCTATAATATTCTGGGACAGAACTTGGCCGTTCTGACCGATCGGACTTATGATGCGGGGCGTTATGAAGTCACCTGGGACAGCCGGGATGAGCGGGGCAACCAGGTTCCAAGCGGGATATACTTCTATAAGATGTCCGTGGGATCACAGTCTTTTTCCAAAAAGATGATTCTGATTAAATAA
- a CDS encoding class I SAM-dependent methyltransferase: MPTLEQKKEYFNQYWQEQPETKTDPRSHQRAEIVSRMLNAKSGKLLDFGCGRGVTLAHFADKGYDVFGAEISPEMVKKVRESGYRIFEHDIESAELDDRYDIILCLEVLQQLHDPVGALRKMKKALTTGGELVVSVPNEFHLIARLRLIIGLSHLGHFHHSHIRLFSSRRDRELFAESGLKITGRRYIPIIPPRWKILSAVFTPLAQWWPGLFAISSIYNLEDS; encoded by the coding sequence ATGCCAACGCTTGAGCAGAAAAAAGAATATTTCAATCAATACTGGCAGGAACAGCCGGAAACTAAAACCGATCCCCGCTCGCATCAACGGGCCGAAATTGTCTCCCGGATGCTGAATGCAAAATCCGGTAAACTGCTTGACTTCGGTTGCGGGCGTGGCGTGACCCTGGCCCATTTCGCCGATAAGGGCTATGATGTCTTCGGGGCCGAGATTTCTCCGGAAATGGTTAAAAAGGTTCGGGAATCGGGTTATCGGATTTTCGAGCATGATATCGAAAGCGCGGAGCTTGATGATAGATACGATATAATCCTCTGCCTTGAAGTTCTTCAGCAGTTACATGATCCTGTCGGAGCTCTGCGAAAAATGAAAAAAGCCTTAACGACCGGCGGGGAATTAGTCGTCTCGGTCCCCAATGAATTTCATCTGATCGCCCGTCTGAGACTGATAATCGGGTTATCGCACCTGGGCCATTTTCATCATTCGCATATTCGCCTTTTTTCGTCCAGGCGGGATCGGGAATTGTTCGCCGAAAGCGGTTTGAAAATAACCGGAAGGAGGTATATCCCGATCATACCGCCGCGATGGAAAATCCTATCGGCAGTTTTTACTCCGCTGGCGCAGTGGTGGCCGGGGCTTTTTGCCATTTCATCGATTTACAATCTGGAGGATTCATGA
- a CDS encoding HDOD domain-containing protein, which yields MNKEIFQKILTDQRELSSLPQVVAEVIRVSGSSDTSAADLAEVVMKDPGLTAKLLRVVNSPYYAPASKISTVKQAVVNLGVRTVTAVTVATSIYSLIGSVHTTIDRKKFWRHSLEVALASRMIARSVKLESPDEAFVAGLLHDIGMLVMEASFPEDFGKVWKKIESGDNLIEAEQEIWGTNHARVGQFLLAQWNIPENICQAVGNHHQVFAEEDEKKGVPLDNVVNLANLISKFRINSMTPPGPKFLESKRIMAAGLDISNSALAEIEKNLISDVVRESGFLEIDIGNMEEILREANRLLYKQYLIAEDLLRQNMDIQQQMAEGHAVDNSGHMVRELIERFSLFINDVNQAMLALSQEAESVSMNGEIQSAAERLKEIIGEGTGNISYILEELKRINGSGHCRNNSLLGEAEQRINLRIQKFRRSFSPIKI from the coding sequence ATGAATAAAGAGATTTTTCAAAAAATCCTGACCGATCAAAGAGAGCTGTCGTCACTTCCCCAGGTCGTGGCCGAAGTGATCCGGGTTTCAGGCAGTTCCGACACCTCCGCGGCTGATCTGGCCGAAGTCGTGATGAAGGATCCCGGGCTGACAGCCAAACTATTGCGGGTGGTCAATTCTCCTTACTATGCACCGGCATCGAAAATCAGCACGGTTAAACAGGCGGTGGTCAATCTCGGGGTCCGGACCGTTACCGCAGTTACGGTCGCGACTTCGATTTACAGCTTGATAGGCAGTGTTCATACAACCATTGATCGTAAAAAATTCTGGCGGCATTCACTCGAGGTGGCACTGGCGTCACGGATGATTGCCCGATCCGTTAAATTGGAATCGCCCGATGAGGCCTTTGTAGCCGGCCTGCTTCACGATATCGGAATGCTGGTAATGGAGGCTTCATTCCCCGAAGATTTCGGCAAAGTATGGAAGAAAATCGAAAGTGGTGATAATCTGATTGAAGCCGAACAGGAAATATGGGGAACCAACCATGCCCGGGTGGGGCAGTTTCTTCTGGCCCAGTGGAATATCCCGGAAAATATCTGCCAGGCAGTCGGGAATCATCACCAGGTTTTTGCCGAGGAAGACGAAAAAAAAGGTGTCCCGCTTGATAATGTCGTCAATCTGGCAAACCTGATTTCGAAATTCCGTATTAACAGTATGACCCCTCCGGGTCCGAAATTCCTTGAAAGCAAAAGAATCATGGCCGCCGGTCTGGATATTTCCAATTCGGCGCTGGCGGAAATCGAGAAAAACCTCATTAGCGATGTGGTTCGGGAATCGGGATTTCTGGAAATCGACATCGGAAATATGGAAGAAATCCTTCGTGAAGCCAACAGGCTTTTATACAAGCAGTACCTTATTGCCGAGGATTTGCTTCGACAGAACATGGATATTCAGCAGCAAATGGCCGAAGGGCACGCCGTTGATAACTCCGGCCATATGGTCAGGGAACTTATCGAGAGATTCAGCCTGTTCATCAACGATGTCAATCAGGCTATGCTGGCCCTGTCGCAGGAGGCGGAATCTGTTTCCATGAATGGGGAAATCCAGAGTGCCGCCGAAAGACTGAAAGAAATTATCGGCGAAGGAACCGGAAATATTTCCTATATCCTTGAAGAATTAAAGCGGATCAACGGCAGTGGCCATTGTCGCAACAATAGCCTGTTAGGAGAGGCTGAGCAAAGGATTAACCTCAGGATTCAAAAATTCCGAAGGTCCTTCTCACCGATAAAAATATGA
- a CDS encoding HEAT repeat domain-containing protein yields MKNYLSSVLTMVLLQIICLFTYVDLSAASPPITATEKKVDSLFILASSGELKYRDLVTPAKDSLAAMGKSAVPRLIEKFDTQVARERHAIDEILVKIGAVAVPYLIKTMADADGEKTSRICYTLGNIKDSSAVESLVGVASDSDWRGRSSAVEALGKIKDDRADKAVAGALTDNDAAVRKSAAVACGQLKIAEAIPHLVHMLSDDFYGARMCASETLVGFGETAIGPITDSLNSPDELLGNLGCTTLGMIGGDSAAVILGLQIGSPSPIRRALAVEGIYHSGSHSACGFVEILAQMEKDPMVLFFIKRAIEKYAAR; encoded by the coding sequence ATGAAAAATTATCTGAGCTCCGTCTTAACCATGGTATTGCTTCAGATCATTTGCTTGTTTACATATGTCGATTTATCGGCCGCTTCACCTCCGATTACGGCAACCGAAAAGAAGGTCGATTCGCTTTTTATTCTGGCTTCGTCGGGAGAACTCAAATACCGGGACCTGGTGACCCCGGCCAAAGATTCGCTGGCGGCGATGGGCAAGAGCGCGGTGCCTCGATTGATCGAGAAATTCGATACACAGGTGGCCCGCGAGCGTCATGCCATCGATGAAATCCTGGTCAAGATCGGGGCGGTGGCGGTTCCCTATTTAATAAAAACAATGGCTGATGCCGATGGCGAAAAGACCAGTCGGATTTGTTATACTCTCGGCAATATCAAGGATTCCTCGGCGGTGGAAAGCCTGGTCGGGGTGGCTTCCGATTCCGACTGGCGGGGACGTTCCAGCGCTGTCGAGGCTCTGGGGAAAATCAAAGATGACCGGGCCGACAAAGCAGTCGCCGGGGCTTTAACCGATAACGATGCTGCCGTTCGTAAATCGGCCGCGGTGGCCTGCGGGCAACTTAAAATAGCAGAGGCCATCCCCCATCTGGTTCATATGCTGAGTGATGATTTTTACGGGGCGAGAATGTGTGCCTCGGAGACTCTGGTCGGATTCGGCGAGACGGCAATCGGCCCCATCACCGATTCTCTGAATTCACCCGATGAACTCCTGGGAAACCTTGGCTGTACCACCCTCGGGATGATTGGCGGCGACTCGGCCGCGGTCATTCTTGGATTGCAGATAGGCTCGCCCTCGCCGATTCGCCGGGCCCTGGCGGTCGAGGGAATTTATCACAGCGGCAGTCATTCGGCCTGCGGATTTGTCGAAATACTGGCGCAGATGGAAAAGGATCCCATGGTGCTGTTTTTCATCAAGAGGGCTATCGAGAAATATGCTGCGCGATAA
- a CDS encoding VCBS repeat-containing protein, whose protein sequence is MNVRLITAVILLWSFMASAGVFAQVPLESTPFWQTSEEDMYSTGMIWRDCNNDGCIDGFFSNGNDIVMAPNYVYLSKYGTMPSVASWYSANNDYSGHCAVGDVDDNGYPDLAVSNFIGHGGFSTAVESDLYLNFNGRLNTTPDWHTDDTMFTFSCAFGDPDGDGDLDLAVVNGQGYGGPQEYDGIYFNIDGVLQTTPGWVSADPTEGMDVTWGDVDNDGDLDLAFCYDDRPAQVFYNNGGAIETTPSWSSWVDESANTLIFGDVNGDGWLDLVVAYNYQNSGHGYYRVHFNDGTGTLQNFPAWQSADGGYGSAVSMYDYDNDGDDDLAAGRWWDRPRVYENTGTEFSYEPVWRADGSTVVEEMAWIDIDGDGVEQRADTFYVMDGRRLLYTLHHPLQAIDSVAIDGVTIDIDAYCFDLISGWVSLGQEPYDSVAIYYQYSFKNDLTVSNWDTFNMAFGNTSRPYLDFYADTSYGPVPLAVQFSDSSIGSSDWQWHFDDGDSATEPNPFHVYQNGGVFDVRLDAVLPDGPHNRTRKMMIITFADTLYFPNVIFSGDTVKIPLYLKNCHPLYAFTIPLVYSGSLDLGYFGYDTDSCVTDYFDLVNRTASDPTGKKLAFNFTASLSGTKPPLAPGYGRILNFYFLRQSGSGTNILDTTTISAKYLNLNADYINYQPVVQTGYITNNYVIKGDADGSGAINILDVTFLIRYLYLGGQAPDFYAGDANSDGSINILDVTYLINYLYKDGPPPAPIYQGW, encoded by the coding sequence ATGAATGTAAGGCTAATTACGGCCGTCATTCTTCTTTGGTCATTTATGGCATCAGCCGGGGTGTTCGCCCAGGTGCCTCTTGAAAGCACCCCCTTCTGGCAAACATCCGAAGAAGATATGTATTCCACCGGAATGATCTGGCGGGATTGTAATAATGACGGCTGCATCGATGGTTTTTTTTCCAATGGCAATGATATTGTCATGGCTCCCAATTATGTTTACCTTTCGAAGTACGGGACAATGCCGTCGGTGGCTTCATGGTATTCGGCCAATAACGATTATTCCGGGCATTGTGCCGTGGGTGATGTCGATGATAACGGTTATCCCGATCTGGCGGTCTCCAATTTCATCGGCCACGGGGGGTTCAGCACCGCGGTAGAATCGGATTTATATCTGAATTTCAATGGTCGCCTCAATACCACCCCGGACTGGCACACGGATGATACCATGTTTACTTTTTCATGCGCCTTCGGCGATCCCGATGGTGACGGCGATCTGGATCTGGCGGTGGTCAACGGTCAGGGTTACGGCGGTCCCCAGGAATATGATGGTATCTATTTTAATATCGACGGTGTTTTGCAGACCACCCCCGGCTGGGTTTCCGCGGATCCGACCGAGGGAATGGATGTCACCTGGGGCGATGTCGATAATGACGGCGATCTTGACCTGGCTTTCTGTTATGATGACCGCCCGGCCCAGGTATTCTATAATAATGGCGGGGCAATCGAGACTACTCCGTCGTGGTCTTCATGGGTCGACGAATCGGCCAATACCTTGATTTTCGGCGATGTCAATGGCGATGGCTGGCTTGACCTGGTGGTGGCCTATAACTACCAAAACAGCGGGCACGGGTACTACCGGGTGCATTTCAATGACGGCACCGGGACCTTGCAGAATTTCCCCGCCTGGCAATCGGCCGATGGCGGCTATGGATCGGCTGTCTCGATGTATGATTATGATAATGACGGCGACGATGACCTGGCGGCCGGGCGATGGTGGGATCGACCTCGGGTGTATGAAAACACCGGAACCGAATTCAGTTATGAACCGGTCTGGCGCGCCGATGGATCAACCGTAGTGGAAGAAATGGCTTGGATCGATATCGACGGCGATGGTGTCGAACAGCGGGCCGACACCTTTTATGTCATGGACGGACGCAGGCTGCTTTACACATTGCACCACCCTCTTCAGGCGATCGATTCGGTCGCAATTGACGGGGTGACCATCGATATTGATGCCTATTGTTTTGATTTGATAAGTGGCTGGGTATCTCTGGGACAGGAACCGTATGACAGTGTTGCCATATATTACCAGTATTCATTCAAGAATGATCTGACCGTTTCCAACTGGGATACCTTTAACATGGCTTTCGGTAATACCAGCCGGCCGTATCTTGACTTTTACGCCGACACCTCGTACGGCCCCGTCCCGCTGGCGGTACAATTCAGCGACAGCTCGATCGGATCATCGGACTGGCAGTGGCATTTCGATGACGGCGACAGCGCGACCGAACCGAATCCTTTCCATGTTTATCAGAATGGCGGGGTTTTTGATGTTCGCCTGGATGCCGTTCTGCCCGATGGACCGCATAACCGAACCAGGAAGATGATGATAATCACCTTTGCCGATACGCTTTATTTCCCGAACGTGATATTTTCTGGCGATACGGTCAAGATTCCTCTTTACCTGAAGAACTGCCACCCGCTATACGCGTTCACCATTCCGCTTGTTTACAGCGGGTCGCTGGACCTTGGATACTTCGGCTATGATACCGATTCCTGTGTCACGGATTATTTCGATCTGGTCAATCGAACGGCTTCGGATCCGACCGGGAAAAAACTGGCTTTCAATTTCACCGCCAGTCTCTCTGGCACAAAACCGCCTTTGGCACCGGGCTATGGAAGAATTCTGAATTTCTATTTTCTGCGGCAGTCAGGAAGCGGAACCAATATTCTCGACACGACCACCATTTCGGCGAAGTATCTTAATCTAAACGCCGACTATATCAATTATCAGCCCGTGGTCCAGACCGGTTACATCACCAATAATTATGTGATCAAGGGTGATGCCGATGGTAGCGGGGCTATAAATATTCTGGATGTGACTTTCCTGATTCGTTACCTGTACCTTGGCGGACAGGCTCCTGATTTTTATGCCGGTGATGCCAATTCCGACGGATCGATTAATATTCTCGATGTCACTTATTTAATTAATTATCTGTATAAAGACGGGCCGCCGCCCGCACCAATTTATCAGGGTTGGTAA
- a CDS encoding ribonuclease H-like domain-containing protein translates to MLRDKLHRLSDHVTHSNKSSKNDYPNERYRRLSDILGGELDINNNGTFIRIISEFRDTYNHGRTMLMDLDPSAVFKTRHFGYDDPSEYAVEKLLFLDTETTGLGGSGTVAFLVGVGSVTKDGFRVRQYFLPDFSDEEAMLEAVREEIKADTVLVTYNGKAFDMPILADRMIIQRVERNLKAADHIDLLHTVRRLYRRRLKDCSLSNIERNILEFYREDDLPGHLVPSVYFNWLATDSTDLIDKIAEHNLNDIISLFFLMHHLQLVQVDPAGNIREPDDVLSLARILERRREHEHICGVLEDFRDLAADHRRYDILLIQSLAYKRRGCWPEAAALWDKIANRDCPEAFAARIELAKYFEHRLRDPQKALYQALEARKICPARPALAADVQKRINRLTGKS, encoded by the coding sequence ATGCTGCGCGATAAACTGCACCGCCTTTCCGATCATGTCACTCACTCCAATAAGTCTTCAAAGAACGACTATCCAAATGAACGATACCGGCGTCTCTCGGATATTCTCGGAGGGGAATTGGATATCAATAATAATGGAACCTTTATCAGAATAATCTCCGAATTCCGGGATACCTATAATCACGGGCGAACCATGTTGATGGACCTCGATCCATCCGCAGTTTTTAAGACCCGTCATTTTGGCTATGATGATCCATCGGAGTACGCAGTCGAAAAACTGCTTTTTCTCGACACCGAAACAACCGGGTTGGGCGGGTCGGGGACGGTGGCGTTTCTGGTCGGGGTGGGCTCGGTAACGAAGGATGGTTTTCGTGTGCGGCAGTATTTTCTGCCGGATTTTTCCGATGAGGAAGCCATGCTGGAGGCGGTTCGCGAGGAAATAAAGGCTGATACGGTCCTGGTCACATACAACGGCAAGGCCTTTGATATGCCGATTCTGGCCGACCGGATGATTATTCAAAGGGTCGAAAGAAATCTCAAAGCGGCCGATCATATCGATCTGCTCCACACTGTTCGCAGGCTATACCGGCGCCGGTTAAAAGATTGCAGTCTGTCCAATATCGAGCGAAACATTCTGGAATTCTACCGCGAGGATGATCTGCCGGGGCATCTGGTTCCGTCGGTTTATTTCAACTGGCTGGCCACCGACAGCACCGATTTGATTGATAAAATAGCGGAACACAATTTGAACGATATTATCTCTCTTTTTTTCCTGATGCATCATCTTCAACTGGTCCAGGTCGATCCGGCCGGAAATATCAGGGAACCGGACGATGTTTTATCGCTGGCCCGGATTCTGGAACGACGCCGGGAGCATGAACATATCTGCGGAGTTCTAGAGGATTTCCGGGATCTGGCGGCCGATCACAGGCGGTATGATATTTTGCTTATTCAATCGCTGGCATATAAACGGCGGGGATGCTGGCCCGAGGCCGCGGCCTTATGGGATAAGATAGCCAACCGGGATTGCCCGGAGGCCTTCGCCGCCCGAATTGAACTGGCCAAGTATTTCGAGCACCGCCTTCGGGACCCCCAAAAAGCCCTGTATCAGGCGCTTGAGGCCCGAAAAATATGTCCCGCGCGCCCGGCCCTGGCGGCCGATGTTCAGAAACGAATCAATCGTCTGACCGGGAAATCTTAA